A genomic stretch from Pseudoliparis swirei isolate HS2019 ecotype Mariana Trench chromosome 18, NWPU_hadal_v1, whole genome shotgun sequence includes:
- the LOC130208773 gene encoding keratin, type II cytoskeletal 8-like — MSLRTLKTTGFSTSSSSSSRGPSQGFSSRSFSGCGGPAAGRQSYASRGSYGGLGAAGGNAGGFKMAGGYIAGGSAQRGGGLEFGYVGFGGGGAAYEAPITAVTVNRSLLAPLNLEIDPDIQVVRTQEKEQIKTLNNRFASFIDKVRFLEQQSKMLETKWQLVQQQTAARSGLDAMFDAYAANLRRQLDGLGHEKAKMESDLRQVTGLVEDFKNKYEDEINKRNECENTFVLMKKDTDAAYMTKVELEAKMDELSDEIEFLRQIYDTEINELQSQITDTCVVVEMDNSRDLDMDAIVAEVRAQYEDIANRSRAEAESWYQTKYSEMQQSVGKHGDDLKSSKAEIADMNRRIMRLQSEIDMVKSQRNNLEAQIGEAEERGELAVKDAKLRIRDLEDALQRAKQDMALQVRQYQELMNIKLALDIEIATYRKLLEGEESRLATGIKTSISKQTSMNYNAFGLESSRTPSYSCSSFGGVRASADGLSAAAVRSTTVTKTETVVVKTEEKKEEKKEVEEEEKEEEEQVATEEVATKEKKEEKKEVEEEEKEEKEQVATEEVATEEKKEEQEQAVAEE, encoded by the exons ATGTCTCTCAGAACCTTGAAGACCACcggcttctccacctcctcctcttcctcctccaggggCCCCTCCCAGGGCTTCAGCAGCCGCTCCTTCTCTGGCTGCGGGGGTCCGGCCGCCGGCAGGCAGAGCTACGCCTCCCGAGGCTCCTACGGGGGGCTGGGCGCCGCCGGGGGCAACGCCGGAGGGTTCAAAATGGCCGGCGGGTACATCGCCGGGGGGTCGGCGCAGAGAGGAGGCGGACTGGAGTTTGGCTACGTGGGCTTCGGCGGAGGCGGCGCGGCCTACGAGGCCCCCATCACCGCGGTGACGGTGAACAGGAGCCTGCTGGCCCCCCTGAACCTGGAGATCGACCCCGACATCCAGGTGGTCCGCACCCAGGAGAAGGAGCAGATCAAGACCCTCAACAACCGCTTCGCTTCCTTCATCGACAAG GTGCGCTTCCTGGAGCAGCagagcaagatgctggagaccAAGTGGCAGCTGGTGCAGCAGCAGACGGCGGCGCGCTCCGGCCTGGACGCCATGTTCGACGCCTACGCGGCCAACCTGCGGCGGCAGCTCGACGGCCTCGGCCACGAGAAGGCCAAGATGGAGTCCGACCTGCGCCAGGTGACGGGCCTGGTGGAGGACTTCAAGAACAA GTACGAGGACGAGATCAACAAGCGCAACGAGTGTGAGAACACCTTCGTCCTCATGAAGAAG GACACCGACGCCGCCTACATGACCAAAGTGGAGCTGGAGGCCAAGATGGACGAGCTGTCGGACGAGATCGAGTTCCTGAGGCAGATCTACGACACG GAAATCAACGAGCTGCAGAGTCAGATCACGGACACGTGCGTCGTGGTGGAGATGGACAACAGCCGCGACCTGGACATGGACGCCATCGTGGCCGAGGTGCGCGCCCAGTACGAGGACATCGCCAACCGCAGCAGGGCCGAGGCCGAGTCCTGGTACCAGACCAag TATTCAGAGATGCAGCAGTCGGTGGGTAAACACGGAGACGACCTGAAGTCCAGCAAGGCCGAGATCGCCGACATGAACCGCCGGATCATGAGGCTGCAGTCCGAAATCGACATGGTGAAGTCCCAG cgaAACAACCTGGAGGCCCAGATCGGAGAGGCCGAGGAGCGCGGCGAGctggcggtgaaggacgccaagcTCCGCATCCGGGACCTGGAGGACGCTCTGCAGAGAGCCAAGCAGGACATGGCGCTGCAGGTCCGCCAGTACCAGGAGCTGATGAACATCAAGCTGGCCCTGGACATCGAGATCGCCACCTACAGGAAGCTGCTGGAAGGGGAGGAGAGCAG GCTGGCAACGGGAATCAAGACCAGCATATCCAAGCAGACCT CCATGAACTACAACGCCTTCGGCCTGGAGAGCTCCCGCACGCCGTCCTACAGCTGCTCCTCCTTCGGGGGCGTCCGGGCTTCAGCCGACGGCCTCAGCGCGGCGGCGGTGAGGAGCACCACGGTCACCAAGACGGAGACCGTGGTGGTCAAGaccgaggagaagaaggaggagaagaaggaggtggaggaggaggagaaggaagaggaggagcaggtagCAACCGAGGAGGTAGCAaccaaggagaagaaggaggagaagaaggaggtggaggaggaggagaaggaagagaaggagcagGTAGCAACCGAGGAGGTAGCAaccgaggagaagaaggaggagcaggagcaggctgTGGCTGAGGAGTGA